The Setaria italica strain Yugu1 chromosome VIII, Setaria_italica_v2.0, whole genome shotgun sequence genome includes the window ATAGTTTGCATCCTCTGTTGCACGGAGTACGGTTACCTGAATGTATGCTGTGTAATTCGCTTCTTTTACAGCACGTGGCTACAAGCACTAGAAGTCTGCAACCAAAAACTCCTTATTAAAATACAAGCCTGTTCTGATGACCCAAATTTACTCTCACCTAATTGTTCTTAGCTTTGGTTGAATCATCATAGTTCTTCGTTGTTTAGGCCAGTGTGTATACATATGTAAAGGGATTTATCTGATGTTACGATACTTATCACCACGTACGAACTTGCAACCAATACTCTtccaattatatttttttaacaaaaataaTAACTGGGTCATCAATAAAGGAGACCATCTAATGGCATCCGCAGATTCGTCGAGGAGAGAGAGCGCGCCACGGAAGTAATTAAAAACGTTGAATCGATTTATACACCTAATGttttttttgatgaaatagGAGGGGAAAGACCCctggttatatattatatataaaaaaaagaacaaacaaaAGGTGCTAAACggttcaagaaacaaagaaagagagaaaaaagatcATAAAGATTACAATGTATGTTCTAGCCATTCTATCATCGGTTGCTTCCAATCCTCTTTTACGCGTAGCATAACCTGCGTAAACACAACTTTGAATCGCGACATGGCACTATGAACCGATGGAGTGATGCCCTGAAAAATCCAGTCATTCCTTTCCATCCAAATACACCAGCTCATGAGAATAATGACCTCCATGAAGAATTTGACTTGTAGTTGAATTCTGAAGCTATTTAGGATACTATAGGGCTCTTGTGTCAAATCTGTAAACAGACTAATATTAATCCAACATTCTTGCGCAAAGGGACATTCCAAGATAAGGTGAAATAAAGTTTCTTCTATGTCATGCATGCATAAGACACAAGAGTAAGAAGGCAACTCCATATGCTTCCTTCGAAGAACATTCCGTGTACTCAATCTGTCTTTAAGAAGTAACCAGAAAAAGAACTTGTGTTTGCTTTGGCATTTTGATTTCCAAAGCCACCGAAAAACTGGATGAACATACTGATGTCCCTTTAGTGTCCGATATGCTTTGGATGAGGAGAAGTGCTGATTGCCCCAAATATATGTCCATCTGTCTTGCTCATCATTTGTGGAGATAAGATCCAAATCAGCAGCCAATTGTAGCAATTGATTCATGGCCAGTGGAGTGAGGGGCAGGGTGAAGAGATGTTGTAAATTTGTTAGCACATATGCCTGCCTGACAGATATGTCATCCTTTCTAGTAAATGAGTATAGTTGTGGATATTCTTGTGCAGGAATCTTATTGTTCCACAGGTCATGCCAAAGTAAACATGTTAGCCCATTGCCCACTGTTACTGTCGCTTAACCTTTGAATTTATCAATGAGTTTGACAATGTCACGCCACCAAAAAGAACCTTTTCTTATTCGTCCTGGTAGCCTACCAGTAGCATAGTGGTTCTCCCAAATCATACACCAGTATACACCTAATGTTATGGCGCAACCAAGGAGAACATGGAGGCTCTGATCAGGATCGGCCATGAGCTGCTCAAGAAGCCTGTGTCAAGAGTGAACATCGACACGGGGATGTACGAGCCTGTTAACGGTGAAGGAACGAATGAAGAGGCGCTAGCACGCTTCGCCAAGATACTCTCCGACGAACGCAGGCTACGGCAGAGCAAACTCAGCTCCAACTAGCTCTTGTTCATAGCTACCTTGGTGCTTGCCAACAAGTTCAGCACATGGAGCTGGAGTTGCAAAGTGGATGAGAATGGGATGGGCGGTAGGTGAAGTGCTGATCATAAGTTATTTTTAGTAATTAATCAAGAAACGTGCATTAAAGCAATAAACATGTAAGCATAGGGTGATGTAAGTGCTAACATCTGTATTACACAAAACAGATTAGTTCTCTATGTGCTAACAAACGTTAGGTATAAAACTTGATTCTGGTATACATATAgatagcacttggttttgttttaaaatcagGTGTGATAACTACATCACCGTTGGATGCGGCCTTGTAATAATAACACCATGGCACAACTCCTCGTGGGGTAGAAGCTGTTTTTTGTTCTGTTGGCTATTCCAAAATGATATTGTTTTCAACGAACCTACTAATGTTACTAGAATGCAGGCGATTTTTATGGGTACTTATTAGCTACGCTTTTATTAGAGATTGTTGCAAAGAGAGTATCAACCAGAGGATTTGCTGAAAGTTTGCCGAGCTTTGGAAGTCTTGGCAATGCAAATTTTTATCGAGATTGGCCGGCTGCATAATAAAATAGAATTTTCCCTAGTTTTGTGTCATCATACAACAAAATTACAACTCTATAATAATTTTGAATATTGTATACATAAtcttgtactccctctgttccaaattgtaggtcgttttggatgTTCtaggtgcataaatattattatgcatatagatatagtgtatgtctaaatttataataatatctaataatcgagaaaagttaaaataacttataatttggaatgagTAAAAGATTGTAACCTAATTCATTTATTAGAAAATGAACATTCGCTTAATCATTGCCCACATGTGTTATTGTGGCCCAAAATTTATTTgctggaagaaaaaaaatcaaataatgAACAGGGAGCTCAATAACTAATCTCACTGGTTGAGCACGATTAGCGTAGTTTACTATTACTCCGATGCGGACAGCTCAACCACTCCGCATCGCATCTTGTCCGATGCGTCTTCAATTTTTTAGGAAAGGAAGGCTTGTTTGGTTTAGCCACTTTTAGTTCTTAAATGCCACATAGATGGATTAAAATATGAGCTAAAGGGTTTAGGTGCTGTTTGGATCACCAGTCCATGACAAATTTTAGTCTCTAAATTTTAATCCGAACTCTAGCCCTGTTAGGTTGTTTGGATccgtgggctaaactttaatctTTCATCACACAATGACTGATTTGCCCTCATTTATTGATTCCATGCACTATGCAAACTTTAGTCCATACTACCCTCCTTTCttgtttctctttttctcttgtcttctttttattttatactatatatgatttcatatTTTGAAACGAAAAAAGATTAATAAAAATAATTAGTGGCTTGATATGTAGATTAACCAATTATttcctattttctttttttttaagcaaATTTTTCATCCCTTTCCAACCTTATCTCCTCCACCTATCCGAtctccttctttctttcctccCATCGCAGGCTCCTCCCCGACCACACCGCTCCGCTAGCAGCCTCCACGCTGCGCCCCTGCGTTTGCCACCGGCCACCTCAGCCCCTGCGCTCTGGTGCCTTTGCTCCAGCGCCCACCGGCCAGCCTCTCCTCCGCGGGCTGCGACTCGCCACCTCGCCCTCTGCACTCGCTGCTGGCCGCCTCTCCCAGGGGCCGCGCGACTGGGAGGAGACGGAGGAGCTTGGGCGGGGCGAGAGGGGCGGAGAGCGGGGTCGGCCGGCGCGGACGCTGCCGCCGGGGGCAGCAAAGGatggcagaggaggcggagtcCGACGGCCCCGGCGCACCGTGGATCAGGATGTGCGAGTTCCGGTGCGCGCGCAGCGGCTTGGGCTCGGATCCAGCAACAgcagcgaggcggaggcggaggagcaggtggcggcgccgcggggcTGCCAatgcgaggcggaggcggtggcgacgtCGAGCAAAGGAGGCGGGACCGGGCGGAGCGTGCAGGGAGAGATAGAgagtgcggggaggagagagagggaagggggGACCGGGGGTATGGTGCGTCCAGCACCCACCCCAAGGAGTTTTAGCCCAGTTTAGGGCCTCTTGGGGAGCAAAATTTTTTAGCTCAGATTTTAGCTATTTGCTCTCTTTAGCctacctgtttggatcccaagagctaaaaaatgagctaaaagtgcagaactaaaatttagcccttagATTCAAATAGGCCCTTAGTCCTCCAGTCCAATAGGGatggactaaagtggactaaaatgCATTGGAGACACCCCTGTCCCTCATTTATTGCCTCCCTCCCACCTGGCCCCCTCCGTCGGCCTCCCTCCTGCTGCCCTCTCACCcagcccctccccccccccccccccccgccaccGACCTAGCTGCTGCAGGAGGCGGCTCAACTGGCGGCAgaggcggcgggccgggggTGATGCAGGGGTGGAAGAAGTAGTAGAGGAGCGGGGGCGAACGAGGGAGGCAACGCGGCACCAGCGGCGGCAAGCTAgtgcggcgcggaggaggtcgGCCGGGGAGAGGAGCTGGATGACTGTGCGGAGGATGTCCTCTGTGAGGACAGTGGCCGTCGCCACCTGTGGCTCTACCTGCTGAAGTTCcaccggtggtggcggagggggaGAACGAGGCGGAGGGGGAACGAGGTGGCGATGGAAGGTGGAGGAGGTCGAGGctaggaggaaggaggaggaagaggataatATCATCTTTGTTTATATGCTTTAATGAATTTTAGTAacgactaaagtttaatccataAATAACGGAGATCATATCCTCCGCTCCCGACAATGGTGTTCGTTGACCTTGAACATTTGGTTTTCGTTGGTGGGTGTGATCTATAGTTATTATTTATTACCGGCAGGAGGGACCCTAAATATGCATGCCTCCTCGATCCATCCCATAAAAATACCCAGCTACAGCCAGTACCCACCCACCAAACCCAGACCATGTCGGGCAGCGGAAATGGCAGTGGCCGCGCCGGCGTTGCCACTCACGTCGTCATGTTCCCCTGGCTCGCCTTCGGCCACATCAGCCCGTTCGCCCAACTGACGCGCAAGCTCATCTCCGGCGACGAGACGCTCCGTGTAACGTTCCTGACGGCCGCCGGGAACGTGCCCCGCGTCGAGGCGATGCTGGCGGAGGCCGCTGGCGCGGTGGCCGTCCTGCCGCTGGACCTGCCAAGCGTGCCGGGTCTGCCCCCGGTCGCTGCGAGCACGGCTGAGCTCTCGGCCGACGGCGCCGAGCTTCTTAAGGTCGCCCTCGACGGCACCCGGCCGCAGGTCGCCACGCTCCTCGCGGAGCTCCGCCCGGACGCCGTGCTGTTCGACTTCGCCGTGCCGTGGGTTTGCGACGTCGCGGCGCCCCTCGGCGTCAGGGCGCTCTACTTCAATGTCTATTCCGCCGCGACCCTCGCGCTCACCGTCCCTGCGCGGTGTCCCGGTGGGCAGCGCCCGTCGGCGCACGAGCTCACTGCGGCGCCCGCCGGCTTCCCGTCGGACTCGCCGCTTGTCACGCTGCCGGCGTACCAGGCAGCCAACATGACGTACGTGTTCGAGAGCTTCTACGGCATGCCGAGCGCGTACGACCGTTTCATCGAATGCTTCAAGGGCTGCTTCGGCATCGTCATGAAGACCTGTGCCGAGATGGAGGGCCCCTACATCGACTACATCTTGGCCCAGATCGGCAAGCCCGTGCTCCTGGCCGGACCCGTCGTGCCGGAGCCACCGGAAGGCGAGCTCGAGGAGCGGTGGGCCAGCTGGCTCTCCTCGTTCCCGGAGAACtccgtcgtcttcgcctcgttCGGCAGCGAGACGTTCctaccggcagcggcggcgacagagcttCTCCTCGGCCTCGAGGCCACCAACCGGCCGTTCCTCGCGGTGCTCAACTTCCCCAAGGGAGCCGACAcggaagcggagctccgggcaCGGATCCCGCCGGGGTTCGAGGAGAGGGTGAAGGGGAGAGGCGCGGTGCACACGGGGtgggtgcagcagcagcacatccTGCAGCACCAGAGCGTCGGGTGCTACTTGAACCACGCCGGGTTCAGCTCCGCCGTGGAGGGGCTCGTAGCCGGTTGCCGGCTGGTGCTGCTGCCGATGAAGGGCGACCAGTACGTCAACGCGGCGCTGCTCGCGCGAGAGTTGCGGGTTGGGGTGGAGGTGGCGCGCCGCGACGAGGACGGCTGGTTCGGAGGCCAGGACGTGAGCGATGCGGTTGCCTTGGCGATGGCGGAGGGAGGGGATGGGGACGGGAGGAAGTGGAGGGAGTTCTTGACGGACGACGCCGTTCAGAAGAGGTTCGCCGGGGACTTCGTCCGGCAGCTCAAGGAGCTCGTCAGGGCAGCCTGACTCTAGCTCGTATGTGCAAAAATAGTTTGCATCCTCTGTTGCACGGAGTACGGTTACCTGAATGTATGCTGTGTAATTCGCTTCTTATGTTTCCTTTTCCTACTTTGTGCTTTCTATTGATAAACTTGTGTCACTATCGTACTGTCTTCCTCAGTCCTTAACAGTCGACCATCTCAATACAGGTTCTATCACATCGCAGGTGGGTCCTCTGTTATATATCTTTCCTCTTCTTTTACAGCACGCGGCTACAAGCACTAGAAGTCTGCAACCAAAAACTCGTTATAATGCAAGCCTGTTCTGATGACCCAAATTTACTCTCACCTGGTTGTTCTTAGCTTAGTTGAATCATCATAGTTGTTCGTTGTTTAGGccagtgtgtgtatatatatgtaaagGGATTTATCTGATGTTACGACACTTATCACCACGAACTTGCAGCCAATACTCTtccaattatatttttttaacgaaAATAATAACTGGATCATCAATAAAGGAGACCATCTAATGGCATCCGCAGTAGTAATCTGATTCGTcgaggagagagagagcgccACGAAAGTAATTAAAAACGTTCAATCGATTAATACACCTAATGTTATGTGAACCCCATGAAAATACAAACTTGCAGCCAATACTCTtccaattatatttttttaacgaaAATAATAACTGGATCATCAATAAAGGAGACCATCTAATGGCATCCGCAGTAGTAATCTGATTCGTCGAGGAGAGAGAGCGCGCCACGGGAGTAATTAAAAACATTGAATCGATTCATACACCTAATATTATGTGAACCCCACGAAAATATAAAAAGTAGCCACCGCTCTTCCCTATCATCCatccgccgcctcttcctccatTCTAATTTCCTGGGGATGGTCATATGAATTGATCGTGAATGGCCACTAACCATGCAGCATCAATCTTTTCAAATACggggaaaaataaaataattcccTCATGCGGAAATTATCCGCAATATCTTATATTAAAGAGCTGACCTTTTCAAGTACTTTTTCTGCACTTCAACTTTGAGTTGATCAggctctccttttcttttatagATATATAATAGTTCTGAACTAATTGTTGAAAGTTTACACTTTAGTTAAGACTTCGAAATTGAGGTTGAAACTTGAGCACTCTTGGGAGCATAGATCTTGCCAGTTCCTCGCAAGCATCTTGTCTACTGTCAAGGTCTGGATTTGCACCAACAACCAAGCAAAGAACTTGTGTTTGGTCTCA containing:
- the LOC101757804 gene encoding anthocyanidin 3-O-glucosyltransferase; amino-acid sequence: MSGSGNGSGRAGVATHVVMFPWLAFGHISPFAQLTRKLISGDETLRVTFLTAAGNVPRVEAMLAEAAGAVAVLPLDLPSVPGLPPVAASTAELSADGAELLKVALDGTRPQVATLLAELRPDAVLFDFAVPWVCDVAAPLGVRALYFNVYSAATLALTVPARCPGGQRPSAHELTAAPAGFPSDSPLVTLPAYQAANMTYVFESFYGMPSAYDRFIECFKGCFGIVMKTCAEMEGPYIDYILAQIGKPVLLAGPVVPEPPEGELEERWASWLSSFPENSVVFASFGSETFLPAAAATELLLGLEATNRPFLAVLNFPKGADTEAELRARIPPGFEERVKGRGAVHTGWVQQQHILQHQSVGCYLNHAGFSSAVEGLVAGCRLVLLPMKGDQYVNAALLARELRVGVEVARRDEDGWFGGQDVSDAVALAMAEGGDGDGRKWREFLTDDAVQKRFAGDFVRQLKELVRAA